The nucleotide window CCGAAGCCGGCGCGGTTGGCGCCACCGTGCGCTTGTTCATCCACACCTACGTGCGCGAAAACGAAATCAGCCTCTACGGGTTTCGCACCGAAGAGGAACTCAATCTCTTTGAGTTGCTTTTGGGGGTGAGCGGCATTGGTCCCAAAGTCGCCATCACCTGCCTTTCCACGCTCGACCCCGTCACCATCACCAACGCCATCGTCAACGACCAGGCGGACTTGTTGACGCGCATTCCCGGCATTGGCAAACGCACCGCCCAACGTATCGTGCTGGATTTGAAGAACAAAGTGGAAACCACCGGACTGGACCTGTTGCCGGCGGCGACAACCGACAGCGACGCCATCGAAGCGTTGACGGCGTTGGGGTACAGCATTCAGGAAGCGCAACATGCCTTGCAAGGCTTGCCCCCCGATCTCCCGCTGGAAGATAAAATCTTCCGCGCGCTGCAACGGTTGGCGGAATGAGTATGGCGTGGCCGCTGCATACACTTGGTTCCCCCGACAACCCGCCGCTCTGCTTTCTGCACGGTTTCATGGGGAGCGGCGACGAGTGGCGCGAGATTGCCGCCGCCTTTGCCGATGACTTCTTTTGCCTCATGCCCGACCTGCCGGGGCATGGCGCAAACCGCCCACTTCCCGTTGAACGGCTCACGTTCGACCTGCTCGCCCGCGGCTTGTTGGCGACGCTCTCGGCGCACGGGCTGACGCGCGTCTGGCTGGTGGGGTACTCGCTTGGGGGGCGGCTGGCGCTCTACACCGCCGCCATGTGGCCTTACCATGTGCGCGGGCTGGTGCTGGAAAGCGCTTCACCGGGGCTGGAACGTCCCGACGAGCGACGGGCGCGCGCCCACCTCGACGATGAGCGCGCCGCGCGTATTCGGCGCGACG belongs to Ardenticatena maritima and includes:
- the menH gene encoding 2-succinyl-6-hydroxy-2,4-cyclohexadiene-1-carboxylate synthase, yielding MAWPLHTLGSPDNPPLCFLHGFMGSGDEWREIAAAFADDFFCLMPDLPGHGANRPLPVERLTFDLLARGLLATLSAHGLTRVWLVGYSLGGRLALYTAAMWPYHVRGLVLESASPGLERPDERRARAHLDDERAARIRRDGLGAFVQAWYTAPLFRGLAANAALLAQVQQRRCAQDPDAMARVIAELSPGRMPPLWGALPFLRMPLAFVSGALDEKYTALGGRVCTLAPNALHTIVPHASHTVHLEAPQAFIAAVRTHLARWGI
- the ruvA gene encoding Holliday junction branch migration protein RuvA; translation: MIGYLEGTLLHKTEDTLLINVGGVGYKVRVPTHVAAEAGAVGATVRLFIHTYVRENEISLYGFRTEEELNLFELLLGVSGIGPKVAITCLSTLDPVTITNAIVNDQADLLTRIPGIGKRTAQRIVLDLKNKVETTGLDLLPAATTDSDAIEALTALGYSIQEAQHALQGLPPDLPLEDKIFRALQRLAE